Within Tenebrio molitor chromosome 3, icTenMoli1.1, whole genome shotgun sequence, the genomic segment caatacaGTTCTTAAGCATCTGTTTATGAATACTTGGAGTTTATGTTTTATGCCTTCTGTCACTGTCCAGGACTCACATCCATATAATAGAACAGGTTTCACCATTGACGAGAAAATTTTGAGCTTTGTTTCTGTAGTAGTACTGCTGGATCGCCAAATTTTGCTTAGTCTTACAAATACACTACGTGCTTTTGAAACACGTGAAGTTACATCCTTCAGGACTCCTTCCTCCCCTGATATTATACTTCCAAGATATGTGAAATCCTCCACCTCTTCTATGATTTCAGAGCCTACTTCTATACTTGTTGCTGCCTTTGTGTTCAAGCGCATGATCTTCGtcttgattttattaatttttagacCCGCTTTTTCAGACGTTCTACTTAGGTGatcaattttttcttgtagttGTTTCCCATTCTGGGAGAGTAGGCATATGTCGTCGGCAAAATCGAGATCTTCTAGGTTCTCCTCAAAGGTCCACATTAATCCCCTTTTCTTATCTTGGACTGTTGTTTTTAGGACTTCGTCAATAaccactaaaaacaaaagtggcGAAAGGATGCAGCCCTGGCGGACCCCTGTACTGGTCTCGAACTCTTCGGATAGTGTACCCTCATGCAATATCCTACATTTGTAGCCATTATATCCCTCTTTAATAAGATTGACAAACTTCTGGGGAAGGCCTTTATTCGTAAGTGCTgcccacatacattttcggtCTATGGAATCGAAGGCCCTTTCATAGTCTACAAAGAGAAGGTATAGGGGAGATTGATACTCCATCGATTGTTCTACTATTATCCTCAACGAAACAATCATATCTCTACATGCTTTTCCCGACCTGAAACCACTCTGTTCTTTCCGTAATTCTTTATCTAATAATTTTACTATTCTATTTAATATTATCTTGTTGAAGGTCTTGCTAACAATGCTGAGTAGTGTTATACCTCTCCAACTGCTGCAGAGTTTTAAATCACCTTTCTTTGGTAGTTTTACAACCACTCCGGTCTTCCATTCGTCAGGGAATACTTCCTCTATCCATACTCTTCTAAACAGTggtaacaacatttttgcaGTGGTGTCTGTGTCGACTTTAAGCATTTCACTTCTGATTTGGTCAATCCCTGGTGCCTTTCCATTCTTACAGCTTTGTATTGCTTCCTTTAATTCCTCAATAGTTGGTGGTTCTGTATTTATTTGCAGGTCTGGTTGTTTCGCTGTTGTTAGAGCGTCTCTATTAGTTCTCGCCATGttcaaagtttctttaaaatattctgTCCACCTTTGTAATTGTTCTTCGGTTGTAGTTAAAACTTTACCATTTTTatccttaattaatttttgtgatcTTTTGGTTCCACTTATTCTTCGGACATTATTAAATAGTGTTCTTGTGTCTCCCCTCTCAGCTGCCTTTTGTGCTTCTTGTGCTATGCTCTCCATGTGTGCTCTCTTGTCTctttttatcttctttttAATATCAGCTGCCACTTTTGAATATTCTTTTTGTATCTGGTCGTAGTTCTCTCTCGTTTTTGCTGATAGTCCTCTTTTCTTTAATTCTCTTCtctctttaattttattccaaGTGTCTTGGCTCATCCATTCTCTTTTCTTGCTTGATTTATACCCGAGTACTTGCTTGCTAGTTTCCAAGAATGCGTCCTTGCAATGCTGCCAAACATCTTGTATTCCTTTGTTGTCATAGTCTATGGATGCCTCTTTCTCCCTCAACATGTCTATAAATCTCTCTTTGAACTTctctttgtttaatttttgtatatcAAAAATCTTCGTCACTCTAGGTTTATATTTCTTCTTCATGACTTGTAGCTCAGCTCTAATTTTTGCAACTACTAAGTAGTGATCTGTTTCAATATCAGCACCCCTTTTATTACGTGTATCAAGTAGGTTATTACACCAAGCTTCACTTATGCATATGTGATCAATTTGGTTTTGGACTTTCTTATCGGGAGATACCCAAGTTATTTTATGACagtttttatgtttaaatagTGTTCCTCCAATCTTGAGCTGATGCAGTCCACAGAGCTCCACCATCATTTCACCattctcatttttttctccTATACCATTTTTGCCCATTATATCTTCTAGTCCATTGTTGTCTGTACCAACTTTAGCATTAAAGTCACCCATCAGCAGGACGATATCTTCTTTAGGAATAGATCCCATTGTGCGATTCAGTGTGCTATAAAAGACCTCTTTATCTTCAATATCGGCAACATTTGTAGGGGCATAACACTGTACAActgtaaaattgttatttttcatatttatccTCGCTGTGATAATTCTATCATTAACTGGTTCCCAAGATATCAGTGTGTCTCGAACTTTGTTATTCAGAATTATTGCAACTCCATTCATATGTTCCCCAGTTGTCTCGTCTTGGCCTGAATATATTATCTTGTATCTGTCCACTGAAATTTCACCCACACCTTTCCATCTTGCCTCGCTTATTCCCATTATTTCCACCCCATAGTTTTCCATCTCATGTAGAGCTTGCCTGAGTTTTCCAGCCTGGTACAGGGTTCTTACGTTCCACGTTGCTACTAGAATTACCTTATGCTTCCTGTGTTTTAGTTTTGTTTCGGTTTCATTGATTTGCTGGTTTAAGGTGAGGAGGTAATCACTCTTCTGCACCCGACATGCCAAATAcatgattaaaatttcaattaccgATTCTTTTTTTCGATATTTTGGAAATCCGGAACACAGCAAACACCTCCCCGATTGATcattcttttcatttttctaaataatttgaatttcttaCTTTCAAAAAGTCGATTTTACACGTCGTCAAAAACGAAACTGTTTGTTTACAAACTGAAAAACCCCGCGTTCCGCCGCTTGGCGTCGCGTCAATCGATATCGGGCAAGCCTatagacaatttacaaacaaaatgttattggcaaaaatccaaaaaatagTCTGAATATTGGTTTAATAAAGatagattcattatttatgtaataacatggttctttacttcaataaaaattaaatgaaatgttcaaaatctCCTCCATAGGcagttaatagttatttaataaactagtttgttaatgaaggcgattaataatagaaactgtttaaagcacgaacgagtgtagcgagtgagtgcctctaatagttgagattattaatcgcccattaacaaacgaattgattacaacattttttcgttgaccgcaaaccttttttttttgtaacaaaatttcaaattaaagccaaatcaaaaccaatttcatctttttcgataaagatgagaccttataaaagaccttcatccttttttgtcctcagggtaggccattttaaagtttttcaacactttctattcacttttccacaaagagtgtcagaagacgtcagcTCCATTctcattcaatttcacgtaaaaatcacggttgctaagaaaacctagttacctttgaaaaatatgacatgcgaattataaccaaaaaggtcggcttttgaaaaagtgaattcgtaattgtgcagttatggagctataaaatatagaaaaccctgctgcactacctgctgcagtgttggtaagtgcaaacaaggcatgttcgaggttgtttatacatcaaaatatcaaaatcgcaaaaatcgttgattaatgaaaaatagtgtattaatgaggttcattaatacactatattttagacaaaataattcattaatattgaaattaacaagcggtcaacggaagagatataaaatgttaaaaaacgGCATTCGTTGTAATCACGACCAGTTTATTAATCATTTTGTTGACCTTGACTTGGAACTATAAAACGGTAATAGTGCTCAGTATTAATTGATAATGGTGTAGAACTACAGTGAAATGGTTGTGGTGTCTGTAATCTTAGCAACAATAATCCTCTGCGTTGCTATAAAAATCTATTTGAAAGTGACCACAAGATGGTGTGAAAGTGCAACGTGTTTGGTAGGCAAAGCTGCAATTGTGACCGGAGCCAACACAGGTGACTCTACCctttgacaatacgagatttGGAACGTCTTGCTCGCAGGTATTGGCTACGGGATCGCTCTAGATTTTGCCAAAAGAGGAGCCAAAGTAATTCTGGCTTGTCGAAATCCGGACAGAGCTGAAGAGGCTCgtcttaaaataataaaagagaGTGGAAGCGCCAACGTTGTTGTAACACTCCTCGATCTTAGTTCGTTTGAGTCGGTGGACAACTTTGTGAAAACTGTGACGGAATGTGAAGAGCGTTTGGATATTTTGGTAAACAATGCGGCAATGATCGAGTTCGATGGTTGCAGGTTGAGCAAAGATGGATACGTGCTGATCCGACAAGTAAACTATTTTTCCGTTTTTCTCTTGACGCTTGGACTTATAGGtttgaaagtattttaatCTCGCAAAATAATACATAGTTTCACAATGGCAGGTTTAATGAAAAGAAACGAGTCGAGTCGCATCGTGAATCTGTCGTCGATGATGGCAAAGTTTGCTTACAACTTTGAGGTTAACGACTTGTACAAGTTTTCGGGAACCTTGAACAACTACAGTGTAACAAAATTGTGTATCAACTTGTTTACCATTGAGCTGGCCGACAGGTTGAAGCAAACTGGAATTAGCGTATATTCTGTCAATCCAGGCAATGTTGATACAGATATACTTACTGGTAGATACACATCTGGACCCTTGAAAATTATGGTCAAGCTCGTTATGAGCTtctttttaaaagtaaaacgtttcaaattttgtttgtaaaattttctaattttttaaattgcgtAGACGATCGAAGAAGGCGCGCAGACTCCTATATACTGTGCTGTTACGAAAGGAATCGAAATGTACAGTGGTGAACATTTTGAAGAGTGTAGAAAAGTTGATAGATATAGCACAGTCAAGGTTCCGGAACTTCCGAAGAAACTGTGGGACGTTACCGAAGATATTCTTAGGTTGCAACTAGAAAACATGAAGGTTAAATTTTGAGAAAGAGCAGGCGATGGGAAAGATTCCCACATCTCTCAACCAAAAACTACTTTTATATCTTtgcattttgaattttgttattctttgcttaaatatattaaaaatatgttgacAGCATTTTTTGTTGCCAAAAATCCTTACTTTTTAATTTCcgaatttctttttgtttatcttTCTATATTGCTCTGTTATTCTATTCCTTCAACCTTCAACTCAGACCCCTTAATCTATctttttgcaaataaataaaactttttcagTTCTGTAATTATAACGTAGCTTCTCTATTATTCTATCGTACTTTTGCCTTAGTAGGATTCtactcattttttttacttccaGATCGTAATTTCCTTTGTTTAACTTGATGACACCACTATTATATTTCTTTGCGTCTTCACATAATCTCCAAAATAGCATTTGCTTGTTCCACCACTCGTCTAAAATGTATCTTCTTCtgttacattaattttttagtcattttcaattttcccttattgttattatctcgtttttatttttcgcaCCACATTCTTTATTACTTTTActcacattaattttttgtttcagtaTTATACATCATGCTATCTTACTGCGATtcttatttattacttttctCGTTTTGCCCTAGTTCTCAGTTCTGTTCCTCTACCCATGTTTCTAACTTTTTACCAGCCCTACTATCTAAAATTTTCTCACGTAGTCTCAAGAttctcctttttttttaacccgCTACATtctaatacagggtcattataaatgattgtctcatcgcagttggcgttgaaaacccacacaaattttggatgtgccgctagtctcgcaacgttagacaaactattagacagatttccactaccgccggtagcgctacctatcggcgatactagtctcactcatattatgaggcttgcggcacattcaactacgtcaccaacgcctacgagtactgcgatgggacattcatttataatgactctGTACAATACTCTCACTTTTGCCGTcttcgttatttttttttgctggtGCCCTCCCCTTCGTATCCTCTCTCTTGTGTTCCCCTTTGTGCTTCTTTTCCGGATCCCACTTTCTTTATCCATCTACCTTTTTCTTTGTTCTTTTTCCATTTCCGTCGTCACCTTTTTCTCCATCTCATATTCCTCCCCCTACTGAAAAACCTCTAcattatttccaatggttcaggAGTTAAGTATAGATTTTTTAACGAAACCCTGCAAGCccattttttgcgaaaaagatggcgtaggtcaaaaacgatgacagataagtgttgacaaaaggacgaaatttgaaatcaaaatgggacctttccatttaaaaaacaaagatggagtcgatttccggtatttccggaagtgtcgccattttgaaaatattttatgtgaacttggagcagtccattatagtcggctaccaattttcatattcacacgattttgggaaattagaaagtttctaacgaactggctacgtgaatcaccctgtatagatcCCACCTATTCTCCACTTctcttctttattttttcaactttaCGAGTGCTTGTATTTTCATCTTTCTTTCAACAAGGTACTAAGGACCGCgtctttttattttccactTTTACCTGCTCAaggacaaaatcaaaaaaatatctttatcTGATTTGCTCACACTCACAAATTGAGATATGCACGCGTACACGTTCTACTTTCATATtattacttttaatttatctATTCTTATCAGTTACGCGCCAGTCA encodes:
- the LOC138125886 gene encoding retinol dehydrogenase 11-like, whose protein sequence is MVVVSVILATIILCVAIKIYLKVTTRWCESATCLVGKAAIVTGANTGIGYGIALDFAKRGAKVILACRNPDRAEEARLKIIKESGSANVVVTLLDLSSFESVDNFVKTVTECEERLDILVNNAAMIEFDGCRLSKDGYVLIRQVNYFSVFLLTLGLIGLMKRNESSRIVNLSSMMAKFAYNFEVNDLYKFSGTLNNYSVTKLCINLFTIELADRLKQTGISVYSVNPGNVDTDILTGRYTSGPLKIMVKLVMSFFLKTIEEGAQTPIYCAVTKGIEMYSGEHFEECRKVDRYSTVKVPELPKKLWDVTEDILRLQLENMKVKF